One window of Triticum dicoccoides isolate Atlit2015 ecotype Zavitan chromosome 5A, WEW_v2.0, whole genome shotgun sequence genomic DNA carries:
- the LOC119300787 gene encoding triokinase/FMN cyclase-like, whose translation METPISTYTDDDFRHKAESYMTHVALAFEVPGDWLQERDGTIMAVIQVVWAAADAGLSLADVAAEAKHASEAVGTMGVALLVCTLPGQVTSDCLGPEKIELGLGIVKPLSVVCPESFLHMFQTNQGNYFLKGQKGQASRPRRAAAGMELVKATHFHGRV comes from the exons ATGGAAACACCAATTTCTACCTATACAGATGATGATTTTAGGCACAAAGCAGAATCATAT ATGACACATGTTGCACTGGCTTTTGAAGTGCCAGGCGATTGGCTTCAAGAAAGAGATGGTACAATTATGGCTGTCATACAG GTTGTTTGGGCTGCTGCAGATGCCGGCTTATCTCTTGCAGATGTTGCTGCAGAAGCAAAACATGCATCTGAGGCTGTTGGTACGATGGGAGTAGCACTTCTTGTTTGCACGTTGCCTGGGCAAGTGACATCTGATTGTTTAGGTCCTGAGAAAATTGAGCTTGGCCTTGGAATT GTTAAACCATTGTCAGTCGTTTGTCCAGAATCTTTCCTTCATATGTTTCAGACAAATCAAGGCAACTATTTTCTTAAAGGACAAAAG GGCCAGGCCTCCCGTCCGCGTCGCGCCGCCGCCGGCATGGAGCTGGTTAAGGCCACTCATTTCCATGGCAGGGTCTGA
- the LOC119299380 gene encoding trinucleotide repeat-containing gene 18 protein-like: HLAGPPLTPNQEPSPARPTVDFAEQDVHVFDEEYDGAEAEAEGRGGASSGSSSLSSSSSSSAAASSSSSGHSNSVAGGGDDGDGGEYDSFDVVPVKPAAGDEEEEEVRDLFAPRV; this comes from the coding sequence CATCTCGCCGGCCCCCCACTGACCCCCAACCAGGAACCCTCGCCGGCCCGCCCGACCGTGGACTTCGCGGAGCAGGACGTCCACGTCTTCGACGAGGAATACGACGGCGCCGAAGCCGAGGCCGAAGGCAGAGGCGGCGCCTCGTCCGGCTCTTCCTCCCTGTCCTCATCCTCCtcgtcctccgccgccgcctcctcctcctccagcggtCACAGCAACAGCGTTGCCGGCGGCGGCGATGATGGGGACGGCGGGGAGTATGACTCGTTCGATGTCGTGCCCGTCAAGCCCGCCGCAggggacgaggaggaagaggaggtgagAGATTTGTTTGCCCCCCGCGTGTAG